The Cynocephalus volans isolate mCynVol1 chromosome 1, mCynVol1.pri, whole genome shotgun sequence region GGCATCCACATTACCCTGAGTTGAAGTGGAATTGTTGTAGCTGTGATGAAAATACTTTCAGAATGATTTTTAAGAATCAAAATGGAAACTCTGAAGGAAACAGAACATTGAATTTATGCTATGACAATAGAATTAAGAGCATAGAGAGAAGAGATGACTccattctttctcctttattgGGGGTAGGGGAGCTAGGATGGGCTGTGACCCTTTTGGGGAGGCTATTTTCTATGTGTCTTTCACTTTTCTGAAAAATCTTGTGATCGCTTTCTTCTGAGCTAtctttttaaggatgtttgtAGAGCAAACAGCCTTGAGAGATAGAGATATTGTCTCCTTCTGGGGCAGGGAGCAAATCTGTTTTCTGACCAGTGTAATACAGATAATGTTTCCCTATGGAGCAAAGATTGGGCATGTTTCCTAGCAGTCCCATATACGAATGGAAGTTTCCTAAGTTTGGGGTTCCTCAGCTTTGGCACAAACCCACAGGTGCACAGCATACCACTGGACAAATGGACCCCTTGATACTTGGGGGATAAGAACACATGTGAATGTAAAACTCATGCTGCCTGCTGCACCATGAGTAATAAAGTCAGTTGTCTCAGACCCAGAGGTCTCATATGTGTGCTGGGatcactgaaaaatataaaaggccAGTGTGTCACTTACATGTAGGATAAAACCTCACACTCAACAGTTCTTGACCACCCTAGATCTAAGGCAGGGGAAAATATGCCATGTCCTGGGGAATGCAGTACTCAATGAAAGGAGCAAAGTCAGTGTTGAGAGGCTGCCAAGGACCTATCTAGAGAAGTACCATGGACCCCTTAATAGCCTAGAATGTCCGCAGAGCATTTATTTCCATTGGAGGAAACACTGCACTTCTTCAATTTTCCTAGCAACAGTCGTCAGGCAAGAGCAAAATCATTTGCCCAGTGGGCATTTAGAAATATGTGTAGGGAGGTTTCAGTTGTCAAAATGATAGGACAGAAGTGGGGGAACTACTAGCATGCACTGTCTGGGAACCAGGTGTGCTAAATGATCACACACAGTGAAGACCTGTCTTCTGCCAACTGCCAATAGCACTACCATTAAGGAACTCTAGTTAGTGTTGGGTACAGGATTCCATCAACAGCTACTGCCAGCTGAGGAATTTTCCAGCTGAAGGATGCATGCCCCTTCCCTGAGATTTTGAAAGCTCATAGCTAAAAAGTGGATGCCCTTCCTTTTCAAAGGCCCTAAAACTGATAAGGATTCCCTTTGTGGAGGTCTTCACACCCAGAGCAGATGATGGTGAGAGAGGGAACACTGGACACTAGTACTTCAGTGGAAATTGAAAGTGGTAAAACACTCCCTACCACTCTACTTTTATCTGAATAGTTATACTTTTATGAGGACTACATCATTAATAATTACTTACATTTTTTAAGAGACAAAAAATAATCTTGACATTAACTAAAAGCCACTTCCATCACTGTGTGAAGAACGGCAGAATAACACAGGTTTACTTCAATTCAACAAGTATTCATTGAACACTTGCTACATGCTAGGCATTATTCTGGGTGctgagaaaataaagatgaactAGGTTTGGTCTCTGCTCACAAAGACCTCACAACCCTCCAGGGAAAACAGACACATATACAACTAATTACAAAAGAACATATTAAACCAGACACAGAACCTATTCTTGCATAAATATCTTATTCTTGATATTCAGTATCAAtcatcccctccccccccaaaaaaaagccaCGGTACGCTATTTTGGAATATACAGACTAGTGTTATTAGGACACTGATGTTCACTTTCTAGTATAACACTCCTTTTGCAGGAATCACAGAGAAAACGATGCAGCTATCCATAAAGATACAGGAAAAGTAGCTATTCCAAACAAGAATGTGGGAATCAATAAATCAGCCGGAGCTGGGGCAAGGAGAGGTGGCTTGGTtggaaaaagaagggaaattcAGCTGTTTCTACTCTCATTCTTGAGGAGGATGTGTGCAGGAGAGTGGGGCTCTCTAGGGCACTTGGTGTAGCACAATGTCTGTCTCTGAACGGACTGGCAGAAAGCATGTCACAGAGACCTTGACAACTCCTAGAATCCcaggtttctttgttttccatttcaacTTAATTGTTGCTATTTATAACTTACTCTTATTTGGTATGAACCTACAACTGACGTCTTCCAATAGCATATACTGAAAGTGGGAATGCACTTTcttttcaggaaagaaaagacaaattttaaaccCAAACTCCTGTTACATATAATGAACTATTGTAAAAATTTTGATTGATAAAAGGTAATAAACATAAAAGACAAGTTTAAAAGACAAgcttatattataaataaaactatactGATCacaaaaaaaaagcttaaagaaAACAACCAGTTTGAAAGATTatcctgtcttttcattttgtggtGTTTTTGTAACTCCTACAAATTCATGCAGTGCTCTATGTCAATATTTAAGGTTGTAGAGGGAATAAACACTCCAAAAATATGCACATAAGTCACATATGTCACAAAGgtccagatatttatatgtaaatctGGAAATGTGGAATAAAATCATTgcaaattgacaaataaaaatggaggGGGGGGACAAGAAAATTTAGCTGCAAGCATGGTTAAATTTTTCTAATGAGACTCTTCATCTGTAGTTTTAAAATAGCCAGACACCTGAAAGAACaaggaaatgttaaaatgaaatagaaaatgaagataataggATCAACACAAAAATTCCCAAATCAGCATATTTCAGTGAAAActctttctgtcttcattttctagtCAAAGATGATAGCAATTTAGAGCTTGAATTATGAAATACTTTCCAAATCAGAAGCTCTGCTCCTTTCACAAAGTTGAGTAATTCCTAATGTATTACAAGACCACCAACTGGGTACTTTCTGTTTCTTGCCCTTAAACACTACCTCACTCCATCTCACatgaaagtatttatttattttctatgataCTTTCTATGAGATAGAGATTGGTACTGGcgatttatagatgaagaaactaaagcatACAAGCAACTTATCTGCTTCGTATAAAATTAGGTATTATACTATTAATAACTATTCTCTGTTTTAGTGTCTGATACTCTAGGGCCCAAGTGTGGAAAATAGTCAGGAGCAACCTTCATTAACATTTTCTGTTTATTCCATTTTAGGACAATTTTCAAGTGCATATTCCATACGATAAATTGCATCTTCTTTTTAGAATaacaatcattatttttttaatcttcacatTTCAAATAACTAACAATAAAAACCTTTCACAAACACAATCACATACAATGGTGGTATGCTTCCTCACAATGTCATCTATAAACTTGTGGAAGAATGGGACAAGATTTTTAATTATGATTCTTTTTCCCTTATGATTCAGCCGGACAAAAAGCTAACGGACTagaatcataaagtatttgcTTGAAATTCATCATACCTGGTCCTTTTTAAATGGTAGATATTTATTTGATAGGAATgctaaagtaataataataaaattgaaatcttaaacataaattttcaacatttttaggagaaaaatgccATCTTTACTAATATACtacccttttttctctctctagatGAGGAAGTTCAAGCTCAAACACACGCATAATACTTTTTCCCCAAAAGAGCCATTCCTTTAACTTCTATTTCATATTTCATCCAACTGCTCAACTTgacatatttctttatatatgatTTTCCACATAATTTAGCTATATGACTTAGTCTGAAAAAAGATATAGGTAACAGAGAGtgctatttcattaatttaataatCCTATTAAGATTGATAATTTctactattttaatatatttctcacaAAGAAACCACGCTTAAAAAATCAtaactgtcatttttttaaaaaaccagaccATAAAATACCTGAACCATATCCAAATATTTAATAGTAATGAGTATAATCAGAATTGAGCACTTATTTctatgaggaaataaaattattttttcaaatatgtacTTTCAAAATCTCTACTTTACAACTGAGTTGTATGTTAGGGAAGATCCTGGGAATAAAGGGACATCTTTTACTTGAGCTCTGAAGAAACTCTCAGCTGTTGAGGTCATTGGGAAATGAGTTTTTCTGTTCTTCGTAATCTACAAATGCAGAAGCAATAAGTTCTAATGGGAAAGAGAGAGGTCTGGGATTCTCACTGACGGAGAAAGTATCTGGAAACCTCTCAAGAGCAAGACCTCTGCCCTTAAAATATGCCTGAAAGCTTCTGAAAaactaaagagagaaagaaaatgttcaatttaatatatataatataatatataatttatataatatgtaatttatattataatatgtaatataacatacaatataatttatatatgtataaataaaagacaaaaaaatattcaataataaatttttttttaacctctctgtttcCCCTGAATTGACTTCAGGTCTAATCTAGTAGGCAGGAAGTTGAAAATTcagaaacagaagtaaaaatttCAGCTactgctgctcccctccccccagccttcTTTCTGACATTTCAATACCAAACAAGATAATTCACCATTGTTTGGGAAAATCGAGGGAGGAATATCAAGTATTTAACAGCACCACGATCAGAGGGTTCATGGTAAACAATCTCTGAGCACAGAGGTCAGAGATGAAACTGAAGACAGTGATCAGCGCTTCTGCCTGAAGGTCAGACCCCAGTCACTGCCTTCTCCAATAGTTTCCTTTCAGACATgggtttttcatatttcctttAGGAAATGAACACATAAAAGCTGAGCAAAGTGCTGTTTGAGTATTTTAATCCTATATTGTCATATTTCAcatcattttctttagaaaaactcTATTTAGTCTATTAGACTAATTATGAAATAGACTATTTATGAAATAGTCATGTCAACAGGTTTATTATAGTTggtatatttttgtaaaaaggaTTTTTACTGATGTTTTGATTGTATTTTCTAGATAACTGTATGTTGAAAATATGCTTAGTAAATTGATAACCAGGCAGGGTCAACTTCCAGTTTTTGCAATTGAGCTTTGCAAGTGATGGTTATTTGATAATCAGCTTTATTATCAGTTAAATGATGCAAAAAGCAATTCCCTGTTACACTCTCGATTTTGCTTATGTATTAGAAATCAAGGTTATAAAGtcaatatgtatataaaatcatttaCAAATGTAATGTGTTGTGTGTATAAGACcatttctaaatataaatttatttctccttaCAGAAACAAATGTAAATTGGCCAGAGTGAAACCCTGGTTCGGTCCTATTAGGGAATCTCCTCAGTTCTTGGTAGCCTCCTCTCTCCCATGTTCTAGAATACAGAGCACAGCGTGCATAATTCCAGAGATGCCAGTTCCACCCTGCAACCCAGCACACCCCAGATGTGTTCCTACCAGGTCTCGGTTTCTGGGGTTGTTGAGTGAATTCCATTTGTCTTCATTTCTCAGCGTGGCTCTGTGCATATGCCCAGGTAGCACCAGGGCAAGACACAGCAGCAGAAGGGGTGCTTTGGACATGGTGGAATGAAGCTGAGTGAAAGGAGGATCAGGGGACTGTTGCTGGTCACTGACACAGATAGTCAAAGaggcaagagagaaaaaggaaacatctgGATAGGCAGACAAGGAAGGGGAAACAGTATATTGGTTCACCTAAATTTTGAAGCCATCTTTTTTCCAGATTCATTTGCAAATGAAGCTCACAAAATCCAGTTGATTAGCTTAAAGTAGTCCATGGCGATCAGAACATTATACATGATAAGCAAAGCAATCATGAACATAACTTACAAAGTCTGAGTATGcctttttcatcttgaaaaaaaaaaatgcatgttgtTGTTTCCAAAGAAAGTGCAATtcttaaaacaacagcaaaaaccaaaaccTAAATTACTTAAAAGTCTTACGACAGcagtcttaaaaaaagaaatgacttcaGATACCCTTAACTGAGAAAAGCACCTTACACACATGtctgagacagacagacatgtaTCACACCAGTGTGAGTAGAGATTACCTTCCTCCCCAAGATATGAATGGAAACTGAAATGTATACAAAGGGCTAATAAAACTTAGCAGGGGTTTGACTTTGGCTGGCCCTTGTAGGTTACCCTGCTTACAATCTGCAAGGAGATTCTAGGTACTTATAACCAGTAGATGGGCTGCAGGTGGGAGTCATTGATGTGAGCATGGGGAGTTCAAAAATAATGATTGCATTTTCATCCACAGCACAAAGACCCCTGAGAGTGGATCTTCAAGGTTCTTCATGGGTAATATTGAATCTATTTGTCTTGTAAATGCAGATGCCTCTCTTTGAACAACTGAACTTTTTATGTGGATTTTATAAAACACACAGGCACTTCCATACAGGAAAGTGGCTTtctcctttttcacttttaaGAGAAGGTATATACAGAGCCTGGGAATATGCTGATGATTATCCCACCTAATAGAACACACTTTTGGAGACTTAATAGGATTTTTTGAACAAGAAATTATACTGCTAGCATTTTTTTGGACAGGAAATTCTATTGCAAGAGGCAAAATTGCTCTTTTTGACCTCTACCTTGCATTTCTTCTGAGAATCTCAAGCAGATTTACAAGTTTTAATTAGTGGTATGGTTTATCATAATATCCCTTCAAAATAGAGCAACAAAATAGTAtgtttcatggaaaaaaagaaaaattactataCCTACAGCATCCCCTTGCTGAATAAATGCCATTTGTAGAAAACAGTAGGGCCGAGCAAGAAATTGGACTTGATGAGTAGGGAAATTGCTTTGCTTCCAGTGATTTAGAACAAAATCCAGGACAAGCTCTTTGTTGAGATGGCTGGTGATCTGGACCGGAAATTAGAATACCTGGCTGTGGTCTCAGCCTTGccaccttggccaagtcactaTGACCTTCATGTGTTCATTTCCTTTGTTCAGTCAACAAACTTTTATTAAGTGCCTACGATGTGCCAGGAGGCACTGCATTAGACTTTAATAAGGATACAATGGTAACAATTATACATATAGTCCCTGCTCTCACTGAACAAACAGATTAGTGGGCAAGGCAAACATTAATCAAAttattattcaacaaaatatataaatataaatgatgaTAATTTCTATGAAGAGGAAGTGGGTGTTATGAGAGTGTAGAACCCTGGGATTTGATTCAGTATCAGGGGTCAGGAAAGTCTTCTGTGAGAAAGTGTCCTTATATCTGGTCGATTAAGTAGGAGTTACCAGGTAACCCGAGGAGGACCCAGGGAGAATATGTACAAACAAGGTAAACAGCTTTGCTAGACCATGTGGCTGAAAAGGAACATGGCATATTAAAGCAACTGAAAGTAAGTTAGCGTGCCAAGAATAGAGGGAGCAAGACGGAGCCTGATGCAAAACAGGGCTGGAGAGGTGGTCAGATTATGATCTTTCTGCTGCAAGCAATGCTGAGGgattgaagggttttaagcatcCAAGTGGCTTGATCAGACTTGGATT contains the following coding sequences:
- the C1H2orf66 gene encoding uncharacterized protein C2orf66 homolog; translation: MSKAPLLLLCLALVLPGHMHRATLRNEDKWNSLNNPRNRDLFFRSFQAYFKGRGLALERFPDTFSVSENPRPLSFPLELIASAFVDYEEQKNSFPNDLNS